The Arachis duranensis cultivar V14167 chromosome 2, aradu.V14167.gnm2.J7QH, whole genome shotgun sequence genome has a window encoding:
- the LOC107475479 gene encoding 60S ribosomal protein L13a-4 has translation MVSGSGICAARVVVDARHHMLGRLASIVAKELLNGQKVVVVRCEEICISGGLVRQKMKYMRFLRKRMNTKPSHGPIHFRAPSKIFWRTVRGMIPHKTKRGEAALARLKVFEGIPPPYDKTKRMVIPDALKVLRLQKGHKFCLLGRLSSEVGWNYYDTITELEKKRKEKAHLLYERKKQLNKLRVKAEKVAEEKLGSQLDILAPVKY, from the exons atggTGTCGGGTTCAGGGATATGCGCAGCGCGTGTGGTGGTCGACGCGCGGCACCACATGCTCGGTCGTCTTGCGTCGATAGTGGCGAAGGAGCTTCTGAACGGTCagaaggtggtggtggtgaggtGCGAGGAGATCTGCATCTCCGGCGGTCTCGTTAGGCAGAAGATGAAGTACATGCGGTTCCTCCGTAAGAGGATGAACACTAAACCCTCTCATGGCCCCATCCATTTCCGCGCTCCTTCCAAGATCTTCTGGCGCACGGTTCGCGGCATGATTCCTCACAAGACGAAGCGCGGCGAAGCTGCTCTTGCTCGCTTGAAGGTTTTCGAGGGAATCCCTCCTCCTTATGATAAGACGAAGAGGATGGTGATCCCTGATGCTCTCAA GGTTTTGAGGCTTCAGAAGGGGCACAAATTCTGCTTGCTTGGTAGATTGTCATCTGAAGTTGGATGGAATTATTATGATACCATCACG GAattggagaagaagaggaaggagaAGGCGCATTTGTTGTACGAGAGAAAGAAGCAGCTGAACAAATTGAGGGTGAAAGCTGAGAAGGTTGCTGAGGAGAAGCTTGGTTCCCAACTTGATATCCTTGCTCCAGTCAAGTACTGA
- the LOC107475709 gene encoding cytochrome P450 83B1-like translates to MMPPLILLVLYLTLPLFLFFLVRNLMNPNKSKTLPPGPKGLPIIGNLYKLDNSVLHLQLWNLSKKFGPIFTLWLGFRPAIIISSPQLAEEAMKIQDPKVCGRPKFVAQQRISYNGIEMAFSPYDNCWKEIKKICVSNVLSPRRIAGYYSIRKEEVKKMMKKIQEHATSSEVVNLKDPLLNLMMNLVCKIVLGRTYEDEGPERERFLSLFDECNAWLGTYFLSDYFPFLSWIDRMMGLHSRLDKNFKELDEFYQEIIDEHSDPNRKVLEGEEDVTDILLQMQKDHSTSMDLTNDHVKAIIMDILVGATDTTAATTVWIMTNLIKNARVLKKVQEEIRSLGGKKDFLEEDEIQKFTYFKAVIKESLRLHLPAPIIPRAAHESCNIGGYQIPPNTLVYVNTWAIHRDPQSWKDPEEFYPERFLDNDINLRGQDFKLFPFGSGRRMCPGLPLATAALDLILANLLNSFDWELPEGIKREDIDYERLPGIAHHKKNPLYLIAKTHI, encoded by the exons ATGATGCCACCACTAATTCTTTTAGTACTATATCTTACTCTTCCtttgtttctctttttccttgtcCGAAACCTTATGAACCCTAATAAGAGCAAAACCCTACCACCAGGTCCCAAAGGCCTTCCCATAATTGGCAACCTTTACAAGCTAGATAACTCAGTTCTTCACCTTCAGCTATGGAATCTCTCCAAGAAATTCGGGCCAATATTCACCCTTTGGCTAGGGTTTAGGCCTGCCATCATTATTTCATCGCCTCAACTGGCCGAAGAGGCGATGAAAATACAAGACCCTAAGGTTTGTGGAAGGCCTAAATTCGTTGCACAACAAAGAATTTCTTATAATGGGATCGAGATGGCATTTTCGCCATACGATAATTGTTGGAAAGAGATCAAgaaaatttgtgtttctaaTGTCCTTAGCCCTAGGCGCATCGCCGGATATTACTCGATAAGGAAAGAAGAggtgaagaagatgatgaagaagataCAAGAGCATGCAACTTCATCGGAAGTTGTAAATTTGAAGGATCCACTCCTCAACCTTATGATGAATCTTGTATGCAAGATTGTTCTAGGGAGGACTTATGAAGATGAAGGGCCTGAGAGGGAAAGGTTTCTTAGTTTGTTTGATGAGTGTAATGCTTGGTTGGGAACCTACTTTCTTTCTgattattttccttttctgAGCTGGATCGATAGGATGATGGGACTCCATTCGCGTCTCGATAAGAACTTCAAGGAGTTGGATGAGTTCTACCAAGAAATCATTGATGAACATTCGGATCCTAATAGGAAGGTTTTGGAGGGAGAGGAAGATGTGACTGATATCTTGCTTcaaatgcaaaaggatcattcAACATCCATGGACCtcactaatgatcatgtcaaAGCAATAATCATG GACATACTTGTTGGAGCAACGGATACAACTGCGGCCACAACGGTTTGGATCATGACAAATCTAATAAAAAACGCAAGAGTGTTGAAGAAAGTTCAAGAAGAAATTAGGAGCTTGGGAGGGAAGAAAGATTTCTTGGAAGAAGATGAGATTCAAAAGTTTACATATTTCAAAGCCGTTATAAAAGAATCACTAAGATTGCATCTTCCAGCACCTATAATTCCAAGAGCCGCACATGAAAGTTGCAACATTGGTGGATACCAAATTCCACCCAACACACTTGTTTATGTGAACACTTGGGCTATCCATAGAGACCCTCAATCTTGGAAGGACCCAGAAGAATTTTATCCAGAAAGATTCTTAGACAATGATATCAACCTTCGAGGGCAAGATTTCAAGCTTTTTCCATTTGGTTCAGGTCGTAGAATGTGCCCTGGTTTGCCTTTAGCAACTGCAGCGCTTGATCTTATTCTTGCTAATCTTTTAAATTCCTTTGATTGGGAATTGCCAGAAGGAATCAAAAGGGAAGACATTGATTATGAAAGGTTACCAGGAATTGCTCATCACAAGAAGAATCCTCTCTATCTTATCGCAAAGACCCACATATAA